A portion of the Oncorhynchus nerka isolate Pitt River linkage group LG27, Oner_Uvic_2.0, whole genome shotgun sequence genome contains these proteins:
- the LOC115111051 gene encoding alpha-ketoglutarate dehydrogenase component 4-like isoform X1: MGGKVSSTMAAVGRVVQVRLSNLDIYRSATTLVTQAVKPHAPLMKFPSREGVPRLSVQETLKTLAVGSPSSPPVVAPPLLSRPPRPVTLLSGTPDSVATLKELPQRYRRRALETDEMDYIQRGGPE, from the exons ATGGGTGGCAAAGTCAGTAGCACAATGGCTGCAGTTGGACGGGTGGTACAGGTACGCTTGTCAAACTTGGATATTTATCGCTCTGCAACAACACTTGTAACTCAA GCTGTGAAACCTCATGCTCCGCTAATGAAGTTTCCCAGCAGAGAGGGGGTCCCCAGGCTGAGTG TCCAAGAGACTCTTAAAACATTAGCAGTCGGCTCTCCTAGTTCACCTCCAGTTGTAGCACCGCCACTGTTATCGAGACCCCCCAGACCTGTCACTCTACTCTCTGGAACCCCAGACAGTGTGGCCACATTGAAGGAACTCCCCCAGAGATACCGCAGGAGGGCATTGGAAACAGACGAGATGGACTATATTCAG CGTGGTGGACCAGAGTGA
- the LOC115111051 gene encoding alpha-ketoglutarate dehydrogenase component 4-like isoform X2 has product MGGKVSSTMAAVGRVVQAVKPHAPLMKFPSREGVPRLSVQETLKTLAVGSPSSPPVVAPPLLSRPPRPVTLLSGTPDSVATLKELPQRYRRRALETDEMDYIQRGGPE; this is encoded by the exons ATGGGTGGCAAAGTCAGTAGCACAATGGCTGCAGTTGGACGGGTGGTACAG GCTGTGAAACCTCATGCTCCGCTAATGAAGTTTCCCAGCAGAGAGGGGGTCCCCAGGCTGAGTG TCCAAGAGACTCTTAAAACATTAGCAGTCGGCTCTCCTAGTTCACCTCCAGTTGTAGCACCGCCACTGTTATCGAGACCCCCCAGACCTGTCACTCTACTCTCTGGAACCCCAGACAGTGTGGCCACATTGAAGGAACTCCCCCAGAGATACCGCAGGAGGGCATTGGAAACAGACGAGATGGACTATATTCAG CGTGGTGGACCAGAGTGA